A single genomic interval of Vicia villosa cultivar HV-30 ecotype Madison, WI unplaced genomic scaffold, Vvil1.0 ctg.000078F_1_1_1, whole genome shotgun sequence harbors:
- the LOC131623772 gene encoding uncharacterized protein LOC131623772, whose amino-acid sequence MHARKSTGGFVPETFSVQGREGSTYVHNAIAGIVTRILNEGHKVDGISVPLAQMSASENSKDDQDGQDDASKDQGDVETSVDNIEEKIPGAKEVETSEAVNVETSGTKDAEIPEPEKAEEVPVAVSKETPNEGPTVHDVVNLDDLDDSIDIADDELISSISHRVKTRKGKQACDQDFSKPQVTPQKKVTIKKDKKVLAEPSTTGSKTTVKKRKERSVSVPEDDVLSDEFIVNLSQDCGDGTTDDFHKVYVRRKCIDFSPAVINLYLGRDAEAQPDLEVTDNEVCKVITGGKVKKWPIKSKLSASSLNVRYALLHKIGAANWVPTNHTSTIAVGLGRFIYAVGTKTKFDYGTYIFDQTMRHVGTSATKLPIAFPSLICGIILKQHPGILKSKDSVCKRESALSFHYKLLQRSDDKTSAGTSQPSKSVNKALLIAELKETCQELDNRKLKLENLIHSLEQSTDDDLAGEKGGDNMDEDKEAEEEAEDAEAEGAESGSSDAAEWTSSSSDDNPGGSSDEDSDGSDD is encoded by the exons atgcatgcaagaaaatcaactgggGGATTTGTTCCTGAAACCTTTTCTGTTCAAGGTAGAGAGGGTTCTACTTATGTTCACAATGCGATCGCAGGTATTGTCaccagaatcttgaatgaaggacACAAGGTTGATGGGATATCCGTTCCTCTAGCCCAGATGTCTGCTTCTGAGAACAGCAAAGATGATCAAGATGGTCAAGATGATGCTAGCAAAGATCAGGGTGATGTTGAGACATCGGTTGATAACATTGAAGAGAAGATCCCAGGTGCCAAAGAAGTTGAGACATCTGAAGCTGTTAATGTTGAAACATCTGGTACTAAAGATGCTGAAATTCCTGAGCCTGAGAAAGCTGAAGAGGTTCCTGTTGCTGTTTCTAAAGAAACCCCTAATGAAGGCCCTACTGTGCATGATGTGGTGAATCTGGATGATCTGGATGATTCTATTGACATTGCTGATGATGAACTCATCTCTAGCATCTCTCATAGAGTCAAGACTCGTAAGGGCAAACAGGCTTGTGATCAAGATTTCTCCAAACCTCAGGTTACTCCTCAAAAGAAGGTCACTATAAAGAAGGACAAGAAGGTCCTTGCTGAACCTTCAACCACAGGGAGCAAGACTactgtgaagaagaggaaggaaagaagtgTTTCTGTCCCAGAAGATGATGTcttaagtgat gaATTCATTGTGAATTTGTCTCAAGATTGTGGTGATGGAACAACTGATGATTTTCATAAGGTGTATGTTAGAAGAAAGTGTATAGATTTTTCCCCTGCTGTTATCAACCTATATCTAGGTAGAGATGCTGAGGCTCAACCTGACCTTGAAGTGACTGATAATGAGGTTTGCAAGGTAATCACTGGTGGTAAGGTTAAGAAGTGGCCCATAAAGAGCAAACTGTCAGCTAGTTCTCTTAATGTCAGGTATGCATTGCTGCACAAAATTGGTGCTGCTAACTGGGTGCCTACCAATCACACTTCCACCATTGCTGTTGGCCTAGGAAGATTCATATATGCTGTGGGAACCAAGACAAAATTTGACTATGGGACCTACATATTTGATCAAACTATGAGGCATGTTGGTACCTCTGCTACTAAGCTTCCCATTGCTTTCCCATCTCTGATATGTGGAATAATCCTCAAGCAACACCCTGGAATTCTGAAAAGTAAAGATTCTGTATGTAAGAGGGAGAGTGCTTTGtcttttcactacaagctgctgCAGAGGTCTGATGACAagacatctgctgggacatcacaACCCAGCAAATCTGTGAACAAAGCTCTTCTTATTGCTGAGCTAAAAGAGACTTGTCAAGAGTTGGACAACAGGAAGCTGAAACTTGAAAATCTCATCCACAGTCTTGAGCAGTCTACAGATGATGATCTTGCTGGTGAAAAGGGTGGTGACAATATGGATGAAGACAAAGAGGCTGAGGAAGAAGCTGAGGATGCTGAGGCTGAGGGTGCTGAGAGTGGAAGTAGTGATGCTGCTGAATGGACTAGTAGTTCAAGTGATGACAATCCTGGTGGCTCTAGTGATGAAGACAGTGATGGGTCTGATGATTAG